The genomic DNA CTGGTGATTTTCACCACGGACATTGCCAGCGATTACAAGTTCTACACCCACATGCAGAATCCCTGCTACCGCAACGGTACCACCACCAAGGGCTATGTGCAGGCAAGCATGCTGGACTACTACCTGGGCTGGGACATGGACACTCCCAAGAAACCCGACATTGAAATCATCGGCGGCGAAAGGGAACCCCGTTTTGCAAACGTGACGGAACCGGAATCCAGTTCTTCCGTCACCGAGTCAAGCTCTAGCGTAACCGAAGATGAATCCAGTCCAAGCACGAGCGAGCCTACAGAAGAACCGGCAGAAAGTTCCAGCAGCGATGAAAACGAGTCTAGTTCTAGCAGCGAAGTCACACAAGTCTTCTCCCAAAACATCACCGGAGTCGCAACAAAGTTCAGCGCTAGAATTTTTGGAAATCGCATCATCCTGAATAACGCACCAAGCGGCCTTTATACAATCAGCATTTTCGATATGCAGGGCAATCAAGTCCAAAGACTCAATGTCATAGGCAACGAAGCCAACGTTCATTTGAAGCGCGGCAATTACGTGGCAAGAATTTCTCAAAACGAAAAAGTTTTGGGTGTGTTTAAGGCTGTAAAACGCTAAAAAACGTCGAAATTCGTAAAAAAAGCCGTTGTCTTCGGGCGACGGCTTCTTTGTCTGTGGCTCCACATATTTGGAATGTGGAGGTATTTTTGAGGGTGAAAGGGAACGCAGTCCTCCTGCGGAAAACGACAAAATGTAGACTTTTTATTTGCAAAAGTGTAGACATTATTGTATATTTAAACTAGGATGTTTTGGGTTCTGCGCTGTGGTGGCGCAGATGAATAAATCCTAAGGGATGTGTTTATGGGTGTATTCAACAGCTTTCGAGCTGCTGTTTCTGCAGCAGTCGTAGCAACTTTCTTTGTGGTTTCGGCCACTTCCAAGGCGGAGGCAAGCTCTGTTGCGGTTCACGATCCTTCCGTAATTGTTGTCTATAAAGATGCTGCAGGCAATTCCTATCCGGAAAACGACGCAGGCAAGACTCGTGAAAAGTTCTACTACATTTTCGGCACCATGAATGGCGGGGCCTACTCCAAGGATATGCTGGACTGGACTCCCTTTACGCCGAAACTTTCCCGCGGAGGCACCACCTACGTAACAGGAAACGAAAGAACAGACGATTACTACACACTTATCAAGGCGGAAGCCGATTACGCTGAGCATACCACATCAGCAACCGCCAAGGGAAACTTCTGGGCTCCAGATATTGTGTGGAACAAGAAGATGAAAAAATGGTGTCTGTATTTTTCTGAGGCAGGCGAAGACTGGAAAAGTTCCATCATCCTGTTTACATCTAGCAAAATTGAAGGTCCTTACGATTACGTGGGTTCCGTAGTCTACGGCGGCATGGATAACCAAACGGCAGGAAGCGCCGCCAACGCAGATTACCAGAAAGTGACAGGTTCCGCAACCATCGATAGCCGCTACTATATAGCGAACAACGGCGTTACCAACCTGGGCAAATGGGACGGCGGCTACGGCGTCAGCGCTATCGACCCCAACGTTTTCTACGACGAAGATGGCATCTTGTGGTTGCTTTACGGTTCCTGGAGCGGCGGATTATTTTTGCTGAAGCTAGATGAATCCACCGGACTTCGCGATTACAGCTACAAGTACGAAACCAAGTGGCAGGGCACCGCCTTCAAGAGCGCCATGACCAGCGACCAGTACATGGGTATTCACGTGGGAGGCGGCTACTATGTGAGTGGCGAAGGTTCCTACATCCAGTACTTCAAGGATGCAGATGGCAACGGTTATTACTACCTGTTTATCAGCTACGGTTTCTATAGCCCCGATGGCGGTTACACCATGCGCGTATTCCGCAGCAAGGACGTGAAGGGGCCTTATGTTGACGTAGATGGAACCTCCGCACTTTTCAGCAAGTATATCTACAATTACGGCACCAACACGGAATACGGCTTCCCCATTATCCAGAATTACAAGTGGAGTTTCTGGCCCGACGGCAGCGCAGAAATTGCAGACGGACACAATTCCCTGCTCCGCGATGACGACGGTTCCATGTACCTAGTTTATCACCGTAAGATGGATAACGGCACCGCATGGCACAACGTAGAAACGCACCAGCTGTACTTCAATAAGATGGGCTGGATCGTGGCCGCACCGTTTGAATACAAGACCGGTTTCGGCATGACGGCAACAGCTTTCAATGAATCTCAGATTGCTGGCGCCTACAAGATCATCATGCACGAGCCCTACGCCCAGGCCGACAATAAATTCCCCATCAATACAGAAAAGGATTTACAGCTGAACGCCGACGGTTCCATCACAGGCGCTTACAACGGAACCTGGAAATACGATTTTGCCAAGGGTCGTCAGTACATCACCTTCGAAATGAACAATAATACCTACGAGGGCGTTTTACTGGAACAGTCCCAGAATGACGTTGGCAAGGTTACCCTCACCTTCTCCGCCATGAACAAGAACGGCTCCCGCGCACTGTGGGGCTATCGCATTCCCAAGACCGAAACCGTGAACG from Fibrobacter sp. includes the following:
- a CDS encoding glycoside hydrolase family 43 protein, with the protein product MGVFNSFRAAVSAAVVATFFVVSATSKAEASSVAVHDPSVIVVYKDAAGNSYPENDAGKTREKFYYIFGTMNGGAYSKDMLDWTPFTPKLSRGGTTYVTGNERTDDYYTLIKAEADYAEHTTSATAKGNFWAPDIVWNKKMKKWCLYFSEAGEDWKSSIILFTSSKIEGPYDYVGSVVYGGMDNQTAGSAANADYQKVTGSATIDSRYYIANNGVTNLGKWDGGYGVSAIDPNVFYDEDGILWLLYGSWSGGLFLLKLDESTGLRDYSYKYETKWQGTAFKSAMTSDQYMGIHVGGGYYVSGEGSYIQYFKDADGNGYYYLFISYGFYSPDGGYTMRVFRSKDVKGPYVDVDGTSALFSKYIYNYGTNTEYGFPIIQNYKWSFWPDGSAEIADGHNSLLRDDDGSMYLVYHRKMDNGTAWHNVETHQLYFNKMGWIVAAPFEYKTGFGMTATAFNESQIAGAYKIIMHEPYAQADNKFPINTEKDLQLNADGSITGAYNGTWKYDFAKGRQYITFEMNNNTYEGVLLEQSQNDVGKVTLTFSAMNKNGSRALWGYRIPKTETVNETKYYGDAKVVGTINMKTAWDAYDDFAKVSVSGDFVAEFDFTNHTEAKENWNNWVLAFKNGESTWYLRSDAYSVETFSGSTVGYYGSWGTDWEKFKTMFKNAKVKVRAVKDGSVINVYAFLAGAGTNDADELVYRVSATNAPSGNYDIYLGVDNAYLDVSRIAYGSQADRVFIGTLSDGGVYNAGFNALKSADYKASGDFNITFNFRNYGNGAGSENWDNYIVRATADGKTTLLRADAYALDNAGTFDYKYDWNWDDFSTIMRRANISMNISRTGDAVTYNSTITDENGKSYKIQAVNAGASKNEMAFGFTCEKSGVDLLRIATNSVVGDSTEKSEPLNINKSMSSETRHGNSWKMTRDRNSILLKNANFNSERSFNIKGQTINRFTKR